ATGCTACCTTGACATACATATCAAACAACTAATTTTCATGAAActatcaaacataaaaaaaaataatcataataaataaataaatcttatgtATTAACCAGTTAAACGggtttgtgtatttttaaacgaattcaaaatttgcttttttcttaatttatatttaaagaaacttgaaattaaaataaagcgatttgtttttaaaaagtttatctagtataacgtttttatactactgtataaatgataatttttttttaagtcttgAAACAATATACCGAATAAATTCCACTCGTTGGCTCTTGTGCCAATTTGAGTGCGACAAGTATAAATTTCTTGTAGCCAATGATACTGTTAATATCATAGATATTGAGCTCTACAGATTTTTTATTCCCAAtcacgcgtataataatacaagaacATTACTATGGGTTCGGCTTATAGTCACAACGAATAACTCActgcttttttattttaccactATATGTTTTCTTGTCGTATTGAAGtgttgttttagttttaatacccATACAATGTTTTTACCTAGAATTATAACTAGATAAATGTTGTGATAATTTCACTTTGACTCCGTTGGGACGGACCAAAGTAAAACAAATGGCAACACGGgtgcaataatatacatactaacTTACCCCAAGGACATTGTAGATATAAAGAGTTATACCGTAATAATAAACACTGTCGCATAAAAGGAAAATCATTATGAAATCCTTCATTCCTCAATGgcaatattagaataattatattcaagtacttaatgtatatttttgttttgattatgtATTAGTCATCacaataaagatttttaatagattttacgttatttatgttaaacaaCAAAGCACATGAGGGAATCTAAACACCTCAGAATGAGTTCATTCGGAGAAGAATTCATCTCGATTTTGATTACTTTCGTGTTGGCGACGACAGTTACCACTAACCGGGTACATTATGACGCACTCGTACAATATGTATGACAGCTACCCGTCTGCCCGAGATGTAACAAACAACCGGTTACCATGATAGCAATCCTGTTTAATATGCTTCAATGTACTCTTCTCTCAACCACCCTCTCCTTATAATGACGAACCAGACGAAGACAATAAAGActcctacattttttttttcgttctcCAATTTTGtcctctattttttttttatagattgttatgttgtattatacacGCTTACGATCTAGGTGGTCTGATTGTGAGTTTTACGGAAATACAAGTAAAATGCATGTcagtttgtatttttgtttttttttttttatgggttaaaattatacataaaacctGGATTTTTGTGTTGTTAACTTCTGAGCTACCCGTATTACAGTACCAGGCATAACATTTTGTAACTATTAAAtcttaccaaaaaaaaaaaaaccagcaTAATATGATCAAcggtatacgatataatattttttccttaaCGATCAACAATAGTAtaacgtcataatatattaactttgaAATAAGTACTTTTGTGAGTGTAACATGTTAAAAACAGTCTGAAGTACATACACACATCCATTATACATCCATaagaaaaaatacgatttcttcaatactttttgtattgtacgtttgtatatatttatttataggtataatatcttAATGCTTACGACTAACCTCACTCGTAAAATATTCCGAAggacaaaattcaaaatgcgTTACAATTAAGCATTTTGATACCTAGCCACACTGTTATTATCCATAAGTGACTTAACAAAATTGTTGATgacttgtaaaaaatattaagtttaagaatactatacctataatattatttcgataataattgaaaataattattgtacatgtcgataaaaattatattgctaaTGATgatgaacaatttaaaattttgacctATGATTCAACCGCGGTTTtagattttactaaaaaatatctaataatatagtatgtattacaGAGTCTTTTGTTCGATAAtctaattacattttcaagacttgtaacaaaaattaaagtataataaatccaTCAgaagttgaatatttttagaaaagttaTAGCTAGAAattacttctttttttttgatggtGTGAATGGACATTACGAGCACGCATAAACACACTGACGTTTTGGTTAACCACCGGTACTCGTCAGTTATTCATGGCCACACCATTAATCGTATTGTAATCTGCTAGTAACACAGATTTAATGATaaggtataaaaaatttggtaTTCTCGTTTCGAAATTGGCCTAGAAATGTctcaatatactatatatttacctacccTAAATGTACTTCACTTAAGTATACAAGAATCGAGATTAACAACACAATATGAGTATCTAAACCGtttcacaatatatatttatatctcatTATGTGTTTTTAGTGTAAAAAGTAACCAACATACGTTcacatttataatgataagcATGTTAAAAAGGCGAATCTAACTTACCATGATGATGTCGTCCACTGaaggataataattatcgGGCAGAAAAGTCACTATAGGtgcgtactttttttttttttttaaatgcaatcgAACATTGTAGTTGGCATAAATCAAAAGTCTCGTTTTCTGCCTGTTTTCTTAATCATAGACACACCCAACAAATTAAGTGAAATATAATGAACACGAAAATCGCGTGTATTTTACTAtcacaaaaacataaaacctAGACGTTCTATGCAAATGTGTACAATGTGCGTTTAACGAACTTGGTGACAATAGCGCCtactgaatttttttaagtatgtaGGTATGcgtaattttttcatacatattatattcctacATCATAATAGAACTGTGGTTACAAAAGGggttttgaattacaaaacaatatataatgatattcaaGGTCCATATTCATCGTAtggttttttgttgttttatgtttatttttttgtccgGTGTaacattgttttgaaaaaaattgcgaAGTTTATTGATCCTTCAGATGCGGgcgtataaaacaatttttttcggacaatattattgtatggaaGTATAgagaacaaaacaaaaatgtaaaaaaacggCAACGTACATCGTAGAAATTTCGCTTACCGTctgaaaagtaaaaatgcGCTTCTATCGTAACGATACATTTGAAGGAgaattatagtaatagtaataatgataaaaaaaaatcccatgTGCGTTCTTCATAAAACGTTGTACCCAATTAGGAAATTTGCCATCGACCAGTCGGACGGGTCCCGTGTAGACACGACGGTACGAGTAAAttgctgtatataatatacctacgtcGGAGTTCCGtatcatgtataatagtaGATGAGTGGTCATTGGTcgcgaaaataatatacagtattaaaTTTGGTTCTTGGAATCGATGACGGACGCGTGGATACATGCATTGCACGCAATAGTCAATGGGAAAAGTTTTTTAAGGGTCGACTTTCACATATCGTATACACGCGCCTAATGGTGTGtatgcatgtgtgtgtgtgtatgtgtgtgtgaggTCGACTTGACCCAATAGGCGTTTAAGGTGTGCATTtgacaacaattaataaattacttccaCAGATGGTTTTAGAAAATACGTAAGCACTTGTTAAAAAACAGCAAACAAATAtgttcacaaaaataataccgaaaaatatactttagttGAAAACTTCTTAAATAATagaagaagaaaataaaattaatcaattatgcTGCTCGGTAATCCAAATAAATAGATTccatataaaagtaattttattgttttttgaaaaattaaatatacctaatagtttttattatgagTGAAATAATGGCCTTAAAGATTAtcaatacataattacatagcttaacttttgttttttattaacctCAGATTAACAATTCACCAAAactaatgttttgaaaaagattaaaaatgtattttctgtAAAGAATAAGTAATGAGGAATGGATAAATTGGAATTTGCCATACGGGTACAGTGATACATTTATTGCGCTAGATTTcactagaaaattaaaatttgaagacATCATATATCATGTATGAGTTTAGTTTCTTtagagtttctaaaaaaatgtaatatttatacttatttttatttactagtcttgttaaaacattcaaacataataaattatgtaatattaatacaggtacttcatatattatataggtactttataagtacctatataatatagtaataaaaataaaaatacaaaaagacTTAGGACCATGCACAAaacgtgtttattttttcttatattgcataaattaaacatatttttatttaaaaaaaataatttatatgaatagaCAAGGGGGAAGGgaactaaaaaataagttttctgGTAAGAAAATTCCGAGTACGTCTCTTTAACCGGTATAATGCTATAATAGTAAATCCATAAACCTTATCATGAAATCTAATGTACTTTCTCTgcactatacatatttttttgaaaaaaaaaatatattatttaacaaaccgTCCATTCGTATGatcaatgaatattttttctgttttagtTACAAATTAAAGTAAACGAAGAATTGCACTACGAGAAAATTTGTTTCTATTGTAATGTACACCAAATGCatagcataaattattaattattattaggtaaaaataaattattctacttAGTTTTCGTCCTCGTCGACCCACCAAAAGACAAATAACacttaattagttaattgttGAGAATTaggagaaaataaaattgcaacACAATCTGCTACCATCATCTGTGATAAAAACCACAAGATTTCAAAACGATTacgtgataataattatacctacgttatttttgttcatttttaataaaacacttataacagttataacatAACAGATGAGTATATGACCATGGTTCGCATAATTGTGTCAATGGGTGGAGTCTGTATTTTTTGGCCGAtgacaaaaagaaaaatgatgaTTTAACTTTGTTTAACGTACCTACGACCTATGTTGTATGCTTAAATGTGCTTCGGTCGCCGGCGGCGGTAATGACAGACGAGCAtagaacacaataataataatatgccattTGGCTTTGTATAAGTAGTTAAATAGTGACTGGAGACTGGAGTTGTATTCGACTATATAGTTGTTAATAGTACATATGGATAAATAACCCCCTTATGCCCGTACAGTTCAAACAttactatagatattataataatatgtactatacaggtatacgtattatatagtgCAAACAAATGGGAAAAAACATGTGTACCTATGTCAACGAGATACtcgagtaaattataatattcaaaatacaaacatCACTTAAATTACTAATCACTATAGTCGGCCATCATATTACTATTAGATTACTATTCTTAGTTCAAATGCTCAGGTTACATAATATCTGTTATTAGAATAATGgagatagtttaaaaaaaatctattatatctattataatgcaGTAAAGTTATATTTCTGTTGTATTAAGCATTACTGTTTAGTATTAGTCCAtcatacagttttaaattattgtagttgAGTATAAAATTCTGCAGTGTATCTGTTTTTTATTGTGCtgcataaatatacaattttctataattttctttttcttttttttaattgtctacattaatttagtaaaatagcGTTTAAGACTTACTTAAAGTTTAAGTTGTACTTACCtacaatgaattttttttctaaatttcagTACTTtttgattatgtattaaacgtaatcaattttaatctgttaaaattattttaccataatatatcatgagaatatttaattaatttgttatgatataattttataattttttatttttgtccaaACACGTGTAAATCATACTTAACTTTACCGACATGTCGTTgacattgataaaataaacaagtatttaatttaattttttttttacaatcggTACAGCtattacatttcaaaatgtttaattagatAAACAGTATACCTACCTTTTTATCgctgtacaatataaaagttaattaaatagtacactatattatatattttatttaaatatttatatatttaggtatattaaaaggTTATCACTatattaattctttttaatcttattaaaagTGCCATATTATCTTGAGTCTTGACtcatataatttctaatacttttggattttagttataaatctaatatacataaattctcagtattcatataattaattataattacacatttGTATTATGCGTTGTAATTTTgtacctacatttattttagttttttattattatataatataatactaaactaATCCTATATTGACAaatgtaatactaaataagtatTCACCAAACAAATATCCTACTAATACCACactgaattattttaactctataatatatttatttttataactttctaGAATGATAGTCCAATAACTGAGTATACTTTATaggtagtttaaaaatatttgtatcccAATAAtggagtataatatttttcagtctTTTAGAAAGTCTTGCAgacaatgaatatttttttattcctaaAATTATGTCGTTGTCTTCAGGTATGGACGTATGGAAATCTAACAGTAAGCATTATAGTACAGTAGATCTATAAGAGCTGTCTCAACCCTCttcttattgtaaaatatggaACAGTTCCTAATGagacatttttagttattttcgaAGCAGGAAAAACGTTTAAACACTCGGGAATAtggacttaaaatataaacattaccaTGTCATGTGTCTGAAAACAACGATAAATCTCAACATTTTGGCTGCCGAATATAGTGTTGCAGTGAATGAAACATACCTAATATTCATGAATAACATtgcaataaaagtattttatcgtTAAGACATACAACTACTGGAATTTAAATGACACTTAATTTAAAgtcaattctaaaatattttttaatgatatattaattactttgtaagttatattttaacgtcCGCATAAATAGGGTGTAATGGAATATAAAACACGATTAGCGTATTTCGGAAAGTATAAATTCTTGAATTAGTAACggtcattatattttgaaaaagacaaaacttataattataaaatcgtttTGGAAAAACTTTTACACGCTGTGAACTGTGTGGAAAACAGTGGAAGGTAGACGACACGATGCAGCAGTTGCTTGACTGGTACAATAGCGTACGTCTAATTCGACTAATTGCATTTTAGttggtgaaaaaaaaacaaaaatgggaCGCAAATCTTTTTATTGAAGTTAAGTTGTTAAACACCAACGTCGGAGCCAcccaatattttatcatattttatttatattattattttattgagcaTTACTCTAATTTGGCATAATTCAGGAGTCaccgattaatatattttaagagccTCATTAGAAATTTGGAAATTACTCATCGGTCATCAAAATTcagagtttatatttttaacagtatattattataaagttgtaaataatgattaattttttcccTTGTCTACGGACCGGATAACATTTTGGCCACCATTTGGTGACTACtgggtatatagtatatatggccagaatatattattattattatgctatataGGCTGTTTGTCCGTAGTGACAAAACAATATTCGATTACCTGTTTGATTTCCCCTACCCACTATCGGTGTGTCATAAAACCGCTTATGCCGGAATCAGGTTAACTGTccggggttttttttttttttgccaacACGTCGGTGAAATTTGAATCGTTCTTCGACTCCCGAAGAGATTTTGCAATCgttttgtataggtacactGTGGCTAAAGGTAGGAAGTTAGTGTACGAAAATTAGTCACAATcggttttcaaaacatttgaaaCAATTTGTTGCCGACGATCGGGCTGCTGATATTATAGGCGCTGCGACCTATTTGTCTGGCGGTGATGAATTAATGCATCGTGTTCGGTCGTAGATGCAAATCTACTGGATATTACTAAATTCGGTTTATTATACCAGTACCGGTTTCACTTTTCACACGTGTTCCGCGTTTTTGCGGAACATTTGCACACAATTGCTTCAGGAGACCAAACTATCAGTGTGTTCGTTTTacccattttttttcatactcgCCTTGAAGAATTGAGTGCAACGTATATGCTGTATCCGAGGAaacaacagtataatattatccgaaGGCTTATTGTAGCGAGAAATAAAcgcatacaattaattacaGTTTGCTGCTCGTTGTTCGCTCAATGTTATCAACGTATATTATCTCAAAGTAATCCGATAtcgtatgtgtataatattatgtacgtaaataataaatattaatatcgctAACTGTCTGTTTTAAATACGTCTTGTCTTGTGAAACACATATTTAAGGGCATCGATTGGTTTCCATTTGACTACTCTCAATGAAAACGCAcgaaataatcttaaaataatatattttagtaattcaaGGGACTCATTTCGGTATAAACTCCTATATTACAGTGTACTTATTATTCACTcgttaaaagattattttcatttcactTAAATCCTATCAGTATACCCCGTCAcctcaatataattattaatatttgtacaatataggatagtattactaaatatgatcaatttaattatgcaatgtaattgaatatatatatatatacgatataatatttactttcgaataatataataactattgttatattaatacaattttataatattattgctatatatttaattaaattaatcaaaattgtataggGACTGCTACATCGcgatttaaaacgaaaaacgtAATCAAtaacattgaaattatttactaaaagtaATGTggtgttgaaaaatataatcctataaattttacttcatttttcattgagtttttaaaccatatatagtgcaattttaagaaatatatttttatgctaaataattatctttgaaACTAGTttaggttatatttttattcatgttctatgaataatgtaatatagatTACGTTTGTATAGTAATTAACGCTGTAAAACCATAAATGAAATCATTAGAAAggattaaaaacacaaaatataattaaagttctATAGaattatagtcaataatacatataaaatgttaacaagaGGAAATGAAGTGTCAGAAATAATCAATCGGTGTTATGCATTTATTCTactacgttattattttttaagttatacacTCATGTATAGTgtagttgttttatttgataatcaagaaatgtataataaatataatctatacatttttgttggtataatatttaatcatattttttgataatattcaaaataaattgtaatttatatttgtttaaaataagatagttagttaaattatttattgaatataatttatgtccgTATTCTttgttaaaaagaataatttgttaaatatttttattatgacaaggtattattaaatgcatCTCAGGTAACAAAGTTCTTTTCAttgatttgtaatattactaaatactaatgtattgaattaggagcatatattatatatatacaatattaatttaacagtttCTTATATTGGTGAATTAATAAGAGAACACAATAtgccaataattataataattattaataatcgtaaATAATCTTACTAAAGATTTTGTATCATCATGAATCAACAATATGCCAATATGTcacactaaattatttaaactaggcatacaaataaatattattttaagatatgaaTTAGATAAAAACTTACCGTTAGCTAGAATCGTATTCAGTTTACATGagacttaatatatttataatttatctattaaattaaaatttgtaatttattgcatttttagtaaataaataaaccaatcaataataataaaacaataatcaattcactttttacaacataattaaatcatactattttctaatacaaaattaaaatgctaaCGACATTTAACTGAGtggttaatgtttttaaaaagatataattgtacatagaaaatagtaatgatatattattatccaagTATACAACTAAACATTATTACTTAACATAAACATTCGTCTTTTTTGttctcatattttatttttcacgtttgaattaatcattaataattataacattaattagtttcaatcattattttaaatttaagtattttttcaaaatacaatcATTAAGAGTATTTACTTcggtttaaataatcattttttagtcAAATCTCAACTAATACCTATTCttagttttcattaaaaatattttaatttcacatgtggtaaaatataacacagtttattttttttatcacccaAAACATAAGCtactaaataacaatatgaaaaCAGGTAGACACTAAAAGCATGTAGTGCATTCcaaatcttataaataaatgctcGTCAATTTTTAtcacgtttattattttattaatcacatCGTcacttaattaatgtattctgttttaattttatgagattatatactatctatattatcgtcgtgttaattaataatttttaacattcctaatatctactataaaatattatatgatacgacatagtataatttattatacatttgaataatcgttatatattatatttggtattaaattattgtaaaattattgcatataatttCTAGAAATAGATACATCTGAgaacaaatacaaaatcaatacaataacaaattattatcgtagTAATTTCATTCTGAAGTcatctaaatgttttttttttttattacaggaAGAAATGCAGTTATGATCCCACAAGTCATGCAAGCACTTATGGCCCTGTGTGCCTTGTTTATTGCAAGTGCATCCGCTATACCATGTCCCCATCCGTGCAAATGTTTCACCACCGAGAATGGAATACAAGTAGCTAATTGTACTGACTTACCGGATCAAATGACGACCGCATGGCCACAAAAAATTCTTCGAATTCACTTCGAAACTGATCGAGCGTCAACGGTTATGTTGAAAAACAAGGCGTTCAAACACTTCCCTAGGCTTACGTATCTAGATATAACTGGAGGTACAATACACTACGTGGGAAATTTGGCATTTGATGGGTTGCCGGAATTAGTGGAACTTAATCTTGTAGGAACGGGTATAAGAAAACTACAccgaaatacattttcaaacaacCGGAAACTGGCATTCTTGTCCTTAAGTAAAAATCCTAGACTCTTTGTAGGCCCTTCATTCCTCGTATCTGAATCTATAACTGAACTCGACTTATCAGAATGCGCGTTGACCACACTGaaaagtgtatattttaaaagtttacccaatttaaaatacttgtttGCTACAAAAAATGATCTCAAAGTACTCGGTTCACAATTTGGACCTTCCGGTGTCAAGTTTGTAAACCTTGCCCataacaaaattgaatatatttacgaGGATTTGGAAGCATATAAACGTTTAAGAACAATAGATCTTACTGGAAATCCAGTTAACTGTACGTGCGAACTTTCGgaaatcgataaaaaattgtCATCTAGGGGCGTAGCATTTGGAAATTCAATAACGTGTAATAATACAGGAAAACCATTGAGTGATATGTTAGAAGTATGTTCAGACAAAGAAATGATGGGAGATGACCCCATGGATATGTACCAAGAagatcatttattaaaaattgataaaagtaCGATACAATCTGTGGAAGAATTTGATGAATCTGGTTCGGGTTCAGGTAGCGGTGATGGTGAATTTATTATGACAGACATTAAATCTACAGCACAGACTGAAATTcaagatatacataataatactcaaattaatgaagtcaaaaataatacacaagttGAAGAAGTATTCACCAAAACTCATGTCGATGAAACATTTATAGTTCCTAAAATCGAAACGACTTCGGTAGAACCAACTACCGCCGTGGACGTATCGTCTAAAGATACAGCGGATGAAACTATTATCCTCCCGACTGAGGAAGTAATGGTTCATATCCAACCCACAGTTCATCCTTCTGATAGCAATTCCTCCACCATGCGATCTAGCATGGACCGTGGAATTGTTTCCCAAACGATACAAGCGCCAGAAGACGAAGAAAATGTCCAGAACAAAGTAGCCGAGTTCCTAAAATCTAATGTTGGAATAACTGGAACAGCGGCTATATtagcaataatcattatagcTATTGTATACAAGGCTGTGTGCTTGGGAAAATCACGGAGTCACAGTATCGTGGCCTGCAATGATAAATCCGTCGAGCTCaaagatataaaatacgaaGCGGCAAACACGGAGGACACGCACAACAAACACGAAGATTCACCGGCTAGTTCGGTGGAAGAGAACTTGCTGGGAGACCAAGATAGTGATGACGAAGACGACAGTAACGGATATAATGAAGACGATATGTCTTCAACACTGGCAATGAATGGTCATACTCAAAACGGTTTGTTGAACAGTGTAATGGATGCGGTGAAAAACAACGAAGAACCAGCGAAGACTGCGTCCGGCGGCCAAGACGTTCCTACCaaagtaatagtaaaaatgtgtGAAACTCCAAAAGCCTCCAAgccaataacaattaataacgtCCATTAAATACTCTACAACGCGAAGTAGCTCCTATGTTATTGGACGACATCGAAAAAAACATATCCATATGTAAAATTCGTAGCATAATGtatgtttatcatttaaatgtattaactgTGCCTCGTGTACAATTCAAGTTTTAACagaccattttaaaataaactatatctacacaacaaaattaaaatgatatgaaTCAAAACTctggtgtataataatagtaaactaTTGTTGGGTTTAACGGTTAACTTTGTTCCAAGGTATCATTGTTGTTGTATACATCGACGGTTCAATTTACATTTGTATCGTCGCCAACCTAGTAGGTACGGCatcaagtaaattttaatatttgtttagttgtataatatgattatatttttatcattaagcCTTTGcctagttaaaattatactatataatattcatatttttagagGTTCAAAACACTGTAAATGTACATtttgcttaaatatttaatattattttatttattgttttttctactatttattttttaatgatctgtaacttatgttaaattttaatgtaaattgtttttaatgtaggTTTATAAACTacgattatttgttttttttttttgtaaataaacaattattattaaattttacaggtttccaaattaaatcaataatgaaaaaactattttaaactgttttaagtacttaagtaatatatttttttaa
This sequence is a window from Rhopalosiphum maidis isolate BTI-1 chromosome 1, ASM367621v3, whole genome shotgun sequence. Protein-coding genes within it:
- the LOC113556181 gene encoding uncharacterized protein LOC113556181; translated protein: MIPQVMQALMALCALFIASASAIPCPHPCKCFTTENGIQVANCTDLPDQMTTAWPQKILRIHFETDRASTVMLKNKAFKHFPRLTYLDITGGTIHYVGNLAFDGLPELVELNLVGTGIRKLHRNTFSNNRKLAFLSLSKNPRLFVGPSFLVSESITELDLSECALTTLKSVYFKSLPNLKYLFATKNDLKVLGSQFGPSGVKFVNLAHNKIEYIYEDLEAYKRLRTIDLTGNPVNCTCELSEIDKKLSSRGVAFGNSITCNNTGKPLSDMLEVCSDKEMMGDDPMDMYQEDHLLKIDKSTIQSVEEFDESGSGSGSGDGEFIMTDIKSTAQTEIQDIHNNTQINEVKNNTQVEEVFTKTHVDETFIVPKIETTSVEPTTAVDVSSKDTADETIILPTEEVMVHIQPTVHPSDSNSSTMRSSMDRGIVSQTIQAPEDEENVQNKVAEFLKSNVGITGTAAILAIIIIAIVYKAVCLGKSRSHSIVACNDKSVELKDIKYEAANTEDTHNKHEDSPASSVEENLLGDQDSDDEDDSNGYNEDDMSSTLAMNGHTQNGLLNSVMDAVKNNEEPAKTASGGQDVPTKVIVKMCETPKASKPITINNVH